A single window of Streptomyces sp. NBC_00464 DNA harbors:
- a CDS encoding TrmH family RNA methyltransferase: protein MADLITVDDPDDPRLSDYIGLTDVELRRRREPAEGLFIAEGEKVIRRARHAGYEMRSMLLSAKWVDLMRDVIDEVPAPVYAVSPELAERVTGYHVHRGALASMQRKPLPTADELLRTTRRVAVTEADGDPADTGATSPSGPPERAGQCRIAIFEDIVDHANLGAAFRNAAALGVDAVFLTPRCADPLYRRAVKVSMGAVLAVPYARFESWPRDAEVIRKDGFVLAALAISASSITLDELAGRRHEKLALMLGTEGEGLSAGALLAADEHVRIPMDAGVDSLNVAAASAVAFYATRPRSD, encoded by the coding sequence GTGGCTGATCTCATCACCGTCGACGACCCCGACGACCCCCGCCTGAGCGACTACATCGGTCTGACCGATGTCGAGCTCCGGCGCAGGCGAGAGCCTGCCGAGGGCCTGTTCATCGCCGAGGGGGAGAAGGTGATCAGACGCGCCAGGCACGCCGGGTACGAGATGCGCTCCATGCTGCTCTCGGCGAAGTGGGTCGACCTGATGCGCGACGTCATCGACGAGGTTCCGGCGCCCGTGTACGCGGTCAGCCCCGAACTGGCCGAACGCGTCACCGGCTACCACGTGCACCGCGGCGCCCTCGCCTCCATGCAGCGCAAGCCCCTGCCGACGGCCGACGAACTGCTCCGCACGACCCGCCGCGTGGCCGTCACGGAGGCCGACGGCGACCCGGCGGACACCGGCGCGACGTCGCCTTCGGGCCCACCGGAACGTGCTGGCCAATGCCGTATCGCGATCTTCGAGGACATCGTCGACCACGCCAACCTGGGTGCGGCCTTCCGTAATGCGGCGGCTCTGGGAGTCGACGCCGTATTCCTCACCCCGCGCTGTGCCGACCCTCTTTACAGGCGGGCCGTGAAGGTGTCCATGGGGGCTGTTCTCGCGGTCCCGTACGCCAGGTTCGAGTCATGGCCGCGTGACGCCGAGGTCATCCGGAAGGACGGCTTCGTGCTCGCGGCCCTGGCCATCTCGGCGAGTTCCATCACTCTCGACGAACTCGCCGGCCGCCGTCACGAGAAGCTTGCCCTGATGCTGGGCACGGAGGGGGAGGGGCTGTCGGCCGGTGCGCTCCTCGCCGCCGACGAGCATGTACGCATCCCGATGGATGCCGGTGTCGACTCCCTGAACGTGGCAGCCGCCTCGGCTGTCGCCTTCTACGCCACCCGGCCGAGGTCCGACTGA
- the cobT gene encoding nicotinate-nucleotide--dimethylbenzimidazole phosphoribosyltransferase, which yields MSDTGQIPGEGLPENAGMVEQTGIPAPDAYTFLDPSEHASEDDDLLLMPSAQGAWSEPQAGQAPLPGQGGGYEPGPVPQPQHMLQGDAGAQAPVPFQEQVPAYAMQQAAAQSLQESGQGTHESGGRNSGHVDLGGVRIPSPVHAPAQTQVPVTQSQSHTQAPVRRPLHRGPASAESGPSYGGTSGGVVRSLADRGPAGAPQPQAQPPMQAAVQAPARHAGPVTAEPEYFELPADEVAALPGPQLGEIPPQGVGQWAAQASPQAVVPVVDAEPSAPEVTAAETVVPEPVAAEPVAPEPVVAEQVLPEPVAEEPVAEVQAQEPAPVEQPVEPVAVEPVAVESVAVEPAPLVADEPVPAPAAVGAPDEAPEEAPPAEVLAEAAPLHAAPAEAAPAEAVAPAEAVAPSEAAPAEEPVAEAVLAEAPAAEAPAEEAPVDVEVAAAVQPPVEPVPDGGTLGRFVPVADTLPTAPHPAPAPVSEQSAEPAPEAVAAVTETGPAEAVETVAVVEATAPESVVLPEPETGPEVIETPDLTDSHGYLEPARPEAVEPEPETRAAEPAETVEAPATVDEPEASDAPAVEAEEVPVASPPAPGYDDAEREAVLRVMRERRDIRNGFRSDPIPHEVLLRVLEAAHTAPSVGHSQPWDFVVIRSAETRRSMHELAQHQREAYAKSLPKARAKQFKELKIEAIVDTPVNIVVTADPTRGGRHTLGRHTQPQMAPYSSALAVENLWLAARAEGLGVGWVSFFDEREMVRALGLPEHLEVVAYLCVGYVDEFPEEPELMQAGWSKRRPLSWVVHEETYGRRALPGEEPHNLLQETIAGIRPLDAKALGEAWERQKRMTKPAGALGMLEIISAQLSGLSRMCPPPIPEPAAVAIFAGDHGVHAQGVTAWPQEVTGQMVANFLGGGAVCNAFAAQVGAEVCVVDVGVAMELPAQPGLLPRKVRAGTADFTTGPALTREEVVAAIEVGIETARDLVAAGNKGLLTGEMGIANTTASAALICVYTGMDPAEVTGRGTGINDEMHARKIDVVRRALDLHQPDPADPIGVLAAVGGLEHAAMAGFLLGGASLRTPVILDGVSAGAAALVARAIAPEALAACIAGHRSAEPGHVAALNKLGLRPLVDLDLRLGEGTGALLALPIVQSAARAMHEVATFDSAGVTEK from the coding sequence ATGAGTGACACCGGCCAGATCCCGGGCGAGGGACTGCCGGAGAACGCAGGCATGGTGGAGCAGACGGGCATCCCCGCCCCGGACGCTTACACCTTCCTCGACCCCTCCGAGCATGCGTCCGAGGACGACGACCTCCTGCTGATGCCGAGCGCCCAGGGCGCCTGGAGCGAACCCCAGGCCGGCCAGGCCCCGCTGCCCGGACAGGGCGGCGGGTACGAGCCAGGACCCGTCCCCCAGCCGCAGCACATGCTGCAGGGTGACGCCGGAGCACAGGCCCCGGTCCCGTTCCAGGAGCAGGTCCCGGCGTACGCCATGCAGCAGGCCGCGGCCCAGTCGCTTCAGGAGAGCGGCCAGGGCACCCATGAGTCCGGCGGCCGCAACTCCGGGCATGTCGACCTCGGCGGCGTGCGTATCCCGTCGCCCGTCCACGCGCCGGCGCAGACCCAGGTACCCGTGACTCAGTCCCAGAGCCATACCCAGGCACCTGTGCGCCGCCCGCTGCACCGCGGCCCGGCCTCCGCCGAATCCGGCCCCTCCTACGGTGGTACGTCCGGCGGCGTGGTCCGTTCGCTGGCCGACCGTGGCCCGGCGGGCGCGCCCCAGCCGCAGGCCCAGCCCCCGATGCAGGCCGCCGTTCAGGCACCCGCACGGCACGCCGGCCCGGTCACCGCCGAACCCGAGTACTTCGAACTGCCCGCCGACGAGGTGGCCGCGCTCCCGGGACCGCAGCTCGGCGAGATCCCGCCGCAGGGCGTGGGTCAGTGGGCCGCTCAGGCCTCGCCGCAGGCCGTCGTGCCCGTCGTGGACGCGGAGCCGTCGGCACCGGAGGTGACGGCAGCAGAAACGGTCGTCCCGGAGCCGGTCGCCGCGGAGCCGGTTGCGCCGGAGCCGGTTGTTGCGGAGCAGGTCCTCCCGGAGCCGGTGGCCGAGGAGCCCGTGGCCGAGGTGCAGGCGCAGGAGCCCGCGCCGGTCGAGCAGCCCGTCGAGCCGGTGGCAGTCGAGCCGGTAGCCGTCGAGTCGGTAGCCGTCGAGCCCGCGCCCCTCGTGGCCGATGAGCCGGTACCCGCACCCGCGGCGGTCGGGGCGCCGGACGAGGCCCCCGAGGAGGCGCCCCCGGCCGAGGTTCTGGCGGAAGCCGCTCCCTTGCACGCGGCACCTGCCGAGGCCGCACCTGCCGAGGCCGTCGCACCCGCTGAGGCCGTAGCCCCGTCCGAGGCCGCACCCGCTGAGGAGCCGGTCGCCGAGGCAGTGCTCGCCGAGGCCCCGGCCGCCGAAGCCCCGGCCGAGGAAGCCCCGGTCGACGTCGAGGTCGCGGCAGCCGTGCAGCCGCCGGTGGAGCCGGTTCCCGACGGAGGAACCCTGGGCCGGTTCGTGCCCGTGGCCGACACGCTGCCGACCGCACCGCACCCGGCTCCGGCGCCTGTGTCCGAGCAGTCGGCAGAGCCCGCTCCGGAGGCCGTGGCAGCCGTCACGGAGACCGGTCCGGCCGAGGCGGTGGAGACGGTCGCGGTCGTTGAGGCCACTGCTCCGGAATCCGTGGTCCTGCCCGAGCCGGAGACGGGTCCCGAGGTCATCGAGACCCCGGACCTCACGGACAGTCACGGCTACTTGGAGCCCGCACGGCCCGAGGCCGTCGAACCCGAGCCGGAGACCCGGGCGGCCGAGCCCGCGGAGACCGTCGAGGCTCCCGCAACGGTCGACGAGCCCGAAGCCTCCGACGCCCCGGCCGTCGAGGCCGAGGAGGTGCCCGTCGCCTCGCCCCCCGCCCCCGGCTACGACGACGCCGAGCGCGAGGCCGTACTGCGCGTCATGCGCGAGCGCCGCGACATCCGCAACGGCTTCCGCAGCGACCCCATCCCGCACGAGGTGCTCCTGCGGGTCCTGGAGGCCGCGCACACGGCGCCCAGCGTCGGGCACTCGCAGCCCTGGGACTTCGTCGTCATCCGCTCCGCGGAGACCCGCCGCTCCATGCACGAACTGGCTCAGCACCAGCGCGAGGCCTACGCGAAGTCGCTTCCCAAGGCGCGGGCGAAGCAGTTCAAGGAACTGAAGATCGAGGCGATCGTCGACACCCCGGTCAACATCGTCGTCACGGCGGACCCCACCCGCGGTGGCCGCCACACCCTCGGCCGGCACACCCAGCCGCAGATGGCCCCGTACTCCTCGGCGCTCGCCGTCGAGAACCTGTGGCTCGCCGCACGCGCCGAAGGCCTCGGCGTCGGTTGGGTCAGCTTCTTCGACGAGCGCGAGATGGTCCGCGCCCTCGGCCTGCCCGAGCACCTCGAAGTCGTGGCGTACCTCTGTGTCGGTTACGTCGACGAGTTCCCGGAGGAGCCCGAGCTGATGCAGGCGGGCTGGTCCAAGCGCCGCCCGCTGTCCTGGGTCGTCCACGAGGAGACGTACGGCCGCCGCGCCCTGCCCGGTGAGGAGCCGCACAACCTGCTCCAGGAGACCATCGCCGGTATCCGGCCACTGGACGCCAAGGCGCTGGGCGAGGCGTGGGAGCGCCAGAAGCGGATGACCAAGCCGGCCGGTGCGCTCGGCATGCTGGAGATCATCTCGGCGCAGCTCTCCGGGCTCTCCCGGATGTGCCCGCCGCCGATCCCGGAACCCGCGGCCGTCGCGATCTTCGCGGGTGACCACGGAGTGCACGCCCAGGGCGTCACGGCCTGGCCGCAGGAGGTCACCGGCCAGATGGTCGCCAACTTCCTCGGCGGCGGCGCGGTCTGCAACGCCTTCGCGGCCCAGGTCGGTGCCGAGGTGTGCGTGGTCGACGTCGGTGTGGCCATGGAACTGCCCGCGCAGCCCGGCCTGCTGCCCCGAAAGGTGCGCGCCGGAACGGCGGACTTCACGACCGGCCCCGCGCTCACCCGCGAGGAGGTCGTCGCCGCGATCGAGGTCGGCATCGAGACCGCCCGCGATCTGGTGGCGGCAGGCAACAAGGGCCTGCTGACGGGCGAGATGGGCATCGCCAACACCACGGCGTCCGCCGCCCTGATCTGTGTGTACACGGGGATGGACCCGGCCGAGGTGACCGGCCGCGGCACCGGTATCAACGACGAGATGCACGCCCGCAAGATCGATGTGGTGCGCCGCGCCCTCGACCTGCACCAGCCGGACCCGGCCGACCCGATCGGCGTACTGGCGGCCGTGGGCGGCCTGGAGCACGCCGCGATGGCCGGCTTCCTGCTCGGCGGCGCGTCGCTCCGTACGCCGGTCATCCTCGACGGCGTGAGCGCGGGCGCCGCGGCCCTGGTCGCACGCGCCATCGCCCCGGAGGCGCTGGCCGCCTGCATCGCGGGCCACCGCAGCGCCGAGCCCGGCCACGTCGCCGCGCTCAACAAGCTGGGCCTGCGCCCGCTGGTCGACCTCGACCTCCGCCTCGGCGAGGGCACGGGCGCGCTGCTGGCGCTGCCGATCGTGCAGAGCGCGGCCCGCGCGATGCACGAGGTGGCCACGTTCGACTCGGCGGGCGTCACGGAGAAGTAG
- the cobA gene encoding uroporphyrinogen-III C-methyltransferase, producing MAEHADHPAYPVGLRLSGRRVVVVGGGQVAQRRLPALIAAGADIVLVSPAATPSVEAMADAGEIRWERRPYADGDLADTWYALIASDDTAANDAASAEAERTRTWCVRSDNADAATAWTPATGRSEGVTVAVLTTDAHGRDPRHSAAVRDAIVEGLRDGTLAAPHHRTRAPGVSLVGGGPGDPDLITVRGRRLLAEADVVIADRLGPRDLLDELPPHVEVIDAAKIPYGRYMAQEAINNALIEHAKAGKAVVRLKGGDPFVFGRGMEEAQALAAEGIPCTVVPGISSSISVPGAAGIPVTHRGVAHEFTVVSGHVAPDDERSLVDWEALARLRGTLVLLMAVDKIGAIARTLIAHGKSPETPVALVQEGTTAAQRRVDATLATVAERAVAEDVRPPAVIVIGDVVAVGPEAAVRTAE from the coding sequence ATGGCCGAGCACGCCGATCACCCCGCCTACCCTGTCGGACTGCGCCTGAGCGGGCGCCGCGTAGTCGTCGTAGGCGGCGGCCAGGTCGCGCAGCGCCGTCTCCCCGCCCTCATCGCGGCCGGCGCCGACATCGTCCTCGTATCGCCGGCCGCCACCCCGTCCGTCGAGGCGATGGCGGACGCCGGCGAGATCCGCTGGGAGCGCCGCCCGTACGCCGACGGGGACCTGGCCGACACCTGGTACGCCCTCATCGCCTCCGACGACACAGCGGCCAACGACGCCGCCTCAGCCGAGGCCGAGCGCACCCGCACCTGGTGCGTCCGCAGCGACAACGCGGACGCCGCCACCGCCTGGACCCCCGCCACCGGCCGCAGCGAGGGCGTGACGGTCGCCGTGCTCACCACCGACGCCCACGGCCGAGACCCGCGCCACTCCGCAGCCGTCCGCGACGCCATCGTCGAGGGCCTGCGCGACGGCACCCTCGCCGCACCCCACCACCGCACCCGGGCCCCCGGCGTCTCCCTGGTCGGCGGCGGCCCCGGCGACCCGGACCTGATCACGGTCCGTGGCCGCCGCCTCCTCGCCGAGGCGGACGTCGTCATCGCGGACCGGCTCGGCCCGCGCGACCTGCTCGACGAACTCCCGCCGCACGTCGAGGTGATCGACGCCGCGAAGATCCCGTACGGGCGCTACATGGCGCAGGAGGCGATCAACAACGCCCTGATCGAGCACGCCAAGGCGGGCAAGGCCGTCGTGCGGCTCAAGGGCGGCGACCCGTTCGTCTTCGGACGCGGCATGGAGGAGGCCCAGGCGCTCGCCGCCGAAGGCATCCCGTGCACCGTCGTGCCCGGCATCTCCAGCTCGATCTCGGTTCCCGGAGCGGCCGGCATCCCCGTCACCCACCGCGGTGTGGCCCATGAGTTCACCGTGGTCAGCGGCCATGTCGCCCCCGACGACGAGCGTTCGCTGGTCGACTGGGAGGCCCTCGCCCGGCTGCGCGGCACCCTCGTGCTCCTGATGGCCGTCGACAAGATCGGCGCCATCGCCCGTACGCTCATCGCCCACGGCAAGTCCCCCGAGACCCCGGTCGCCCTGGTTCAGGAAGGGACCACGGCCGCCCAGCGCCGGGTCGACGCGACGCTCGCCACGGTCGCCGAACGGGCCGTGGCCGAGGACGTCCGCCCGCCCGCCGTCATCGTCATCGGCGACGTCGTCGCGGTCGGCCCGGAAGCCGCCGTGCGGACCGCCGAGTAA